Proteins encoded together in one Acidimicrobiales bacterium window:
- a CDS encoding RidA family protein: MKRISSGSPYEPAIGFSRAVVVGDRVIVSGTAPVWPDGSCPDDAHLQAQRCLEIIVDALTEAGAAAADVVRTRMFLTSADDGEAVGRAHGEVFGDVRPAATMVVVAGLLDPRWKVEIEAEAMLHS; this comes from the coding sequence GTGAAGCGCATTTCCTCCGGCTCGCCCTACGAGCCGGCCATCGGGTTCTCCCGCGCCGTGGTGGTGGGTGACCGGGTGATCGTGTCGGGAACCGCTCCTGTGTGGCCCGACGGCTCGTGCCCCGACGACGCCCACTTGCAGGCGCAACGTTGCCTGGAGATCATCGTGGACGCCCTGACGGAAGCCGGGGCCGCTGCCGCAGACGTGGTGCGCACCCGCATGTTCCTCACCTCGGCCGACGACGGCGAGGCGGTAGGACGGGCCCACGGCGAGGTCTTCGGCGACGTTCGCCCCGCCGCCACCATGGTGGTGGTGGCTGGGTTGCTCGACCCCCGTTGGAAGGTGGAGATCGAGGCGGAAGCGATGCTGCATTCCTAG
- the cobA gene encoding uroporphyrinogen-III C-methyltransferase, translated as MTVYLVGAGPGDPGLLTVRAAEVLRRADVVVYDRLSVATLLDLAPPEAERISVGKTPRGPSTSQEEINALLVERGKTGQEVVRLKGGDPFVFARGGEEALALLDAGVPFEVVPGITSAIAVPGYAGVPVTHRGLSTSFTVVTGHEDPWAATETDWEAVAKVGGTIVVLMGVATRGAIAERLLAGGLPADTPVVAVQWGTRPEQRTVRTTVGRLGDTPMESPSTMVIGAVAGLDLSWFERRPLFGKRVVVTRAREQSSGLVGRLAGLGADVVELPALAVVDGEPVDVDPAAYDWVVFTSANAVERVVPRLRDARAFGAAKIAVVGTATADALARYNLVADLVPERFVAESLVEAFPAGPGRVLVPQAADARPVLAEGLRAKGWDVEVVTAYCTEPVRPSDEALAAAATADAVTFTSASTVRNFMEVATTVPPVVVCIGPITAEAAAAAGLHVDAVAEVHTVDGLVDALVAVLSEPRTAR; from the coding sequence GTGACGGTGTACCTGGTGGGGGCGGGGCCGGGCGACCCGGGCCTGCTGACCGTGCGGGCGGCCGAGGTGCTGCGCCGGGCCGACGTCGTCGTCTACGACCGGCTGTCGGTGGCGACCTTGCTCGACCTGGCGCCACCGGAGGCCGAGCGCATCTCGGTGGGCAAGACGCCGCGGGGCCCGTCGACCTCGCAAGAGGAGATCAACGCCCTGCTGGTGGAGCGGGGCAAGACCGGCCAGGAGGTCGTGCGCCTCAAGGGCGGCGACCCGTTCGTGTTCGCCCGCGGCGGCGAGGAGGCCCTCGCCCTGCTCGATGCGGGCGTGCCCTTCGAGGTGGTGCCCGGCATCACCTCGGCCATTGCCGTGCCCGGCTACGCCGGCGTGCCGGTCACCCACCGCGGGCTGTCGACGTCGTTCACCGTGGTCACCGGCCACGAAGACCCGTGGGCCGCCACCGAGACCGACTGGGAGGCGGTGGCCAAGGTGGGCGGCACCATCGTGGTGCTCATGGGCGTGGCCACCCGGGGCGCCATCGCCGAGCGGCTGCTGGCAGGCGGCCTGCCCGCCGACACGCCGGTGGTGGCGGTGCAGTGGGGCACCCGACCCGAGCAGCGCACCGTGCGCACCACCGTCGGCCGTTTGGGCGACACGCCGATGGAGTCGCCCTCGACCATGGTGATCGGCGCCGTGGCCGGCCTCGACCTGTCGTGGTTCGAACGGCGCCCCCTGTTCGGCAAGCGGGTGGTGGTCACTCGGGCGCGCGAACAGTCGTCGGGATTGGTCGGTCGCCTGGCCGGACTGGGCGCCGACGTGGTGGAGCTCCCCGCCCTCGCCGTGGTCGACGGCGAGCCGGTCGACGTCGACCCGGCGGCCTACGACTGGGTGGTGTTCACCTCGGCCAATGCCGTCGAGCGGGTGGTGCCGCGCCTGCGCGATGCGCGGGCCTTCGGCGCCGCCAAGATCGCCGTGGTGGGCACGGCCACCGCCGACGCCTTGGCCCGTTACAACCTCGTGGCCGACCTGGTGCCCGAGCGCTTCGTGGCCGAATCGTTGGTCGAGGCGTTCCCGGCCGGGCCGGGCCGGGTGCTCGTGCCCCAAGCCGCCGATGCCCGCCCCGTGCTGGCTGAGGGGCTGCGGGCCAAGGGGTGGGACGTCGAGGTGGTCACCGCCTATTGCACCGAACCGGTGCGTCCCTCCGACGAGGCCTTGGCGGCGGCAGCTACGGCCGACGCGGTGACGTTCACCTCGGCGTCGACCGTGCGCAACTTCATGGAGGTGGCCACGACCGTGCCGCCGGTCGTCGTCTGCATCGGCCCGATCACGGCCGAGGCCGCCGCCGCCGCAGGCCTGCACGTCGACGCCGTGGCCGAGGTGCACACCGTCGACGGCTTGGTCGACGCGCTGGTCGCTGTGCTCAGCGAACCACGAACAGCACGATGA
- the hemC gene encoding hydroxymethylbilane synthase produces MLRAATRGSALARWQASHVAGLLGVPVEVVVVETTGDRRQDLPISAIGGTGVFVKEVQAAVLDGRADFAVHSAKDLPSESHPDLVIAAVPERGDPRDVLVGSRLEDLPSGAVVATGSVRRRVQLAERRTDITFTGLRGNIGTRLAKASSYDAVVMAAAALQRLGKESHIAEVLSVDVMLPQVGQGALAVECRPETAERLAAIEHAPSRLAVDAERAFLAELGGGCDLPVGAYATVERGQVTLRGLLATADGHVVLRGSATGSDPVEVGRGVAARLLASLPRDEGGSGS; encoded by the coding sequence CCACGCGCGGGAGCGCGTTGGCCCGGTGGCAGGCGTCGCATGTGGCCGGCCTGTTGGGCGTGCCCGTGGAGGTGGTCGTGGTGGAGACCACCGGCGACCGCCGCCAGGACCTGCCCATCTCGGCCATCGGCGGCACAGGCGTGTTCGTCAAAGAGGTGCAGGCCGCCGTGCTCGACGGACGCGCCGACTTCGCCGTGCACTCGGCCAAGGACCTGCCGTCGGAGTCGCACCCCGACCTGGTGATCGCCGCCGTGCCCGAACGGGGCGACCCCCGCGACGTGCTGGTGGGGTCACGGTTGGAGGACTTGCCGTCCGGCGCGGTGGTGGCGACGGGCTCGGTGCGGCGGCGGGTGCAGTTGGCCGAACGGCGTACCGACATCACGTTCACCGGCCTGCGGGGCAACATCGGCACCCGCTTGGCCAAGGCGTCGTCATACGACGCGGTGGTGATGGCGGCGGCTGCCTTGCAGCGGTTGGGCAAGGAGTCGCACATCGCCGAGGTGCTTTCGGTCGACGTGATGCTGCCGCAGGTGGGGCAAGGGGCGTTGGCCGTGGAGTGCAGGCCGGAGACGGCGGAACGGTTGGCCGCCATCGAGCACGCGCCGTCGCGTCTGGCCGTTGACGCCGAGCGGGCGTTCCTGGCCGAGTTGGGCGGCGGGTGCGACCTGCCGGTGGGCGCCTACGCCACCGTCGAGCGCGGGCAGGTGACGTTGCGCGGACTGCTGGCGACGGCCGACGGCCATGTCGTGCTTCGGGGCTCGGCCACGGGCAGCGACCCGGTGGAGGTCGGCCGCGGCGTGGCCGCCCGCCTCCTCGCCTCCCTCCCTCGGGACGAGGGGGGGTCGGGGTCGTGA